A region from the Ptychodera flava strain L36383 chromosome 12, AS_Pfla_20210202, whole genome shotgun sequence genome encodes:
- the LOC139145008 gene encoding uncharacterized protein, translating to MRRWPILIVLVCSCLATVNCQVNCSYPKVGQIPGEVVLGLEFPFYGGSSNGMGCDPSTVPSVESIQRLEAAMYAVRQLNTANTIPGVSIGLEARDSCFLPFVAWQRNVDYLSETFNNLDVTGEMCSADLLRPGQIIRHNINLNNAIFRDGENYRWMSRPTRFKAEPSHRFFAETMIDILKKLKWRYISIVYSEPQWSFAMLFSELAIRHEICIAVSRLITANESDIASHEEVVRELISKPDAKGVVLFLDDMDLFFTAVENSPEVLAKELMWMIPNIDYHEKVLNDHFQVTRGAVGVAVPNPGVADFLTYFRNLDPGDFDEIADPWIADYWQTKYQCDLPGSDTYGRSCNQGDINDQVLTETIPGLVQVMNSVRAIVEAVKIAHARICGTPFFCPELTNVSATELSDYMMEVDFIGYGAVRVKFDEDGSLINPVLDIINFRREGGDIELLKVGDTTTFGDFDVDTLKLWPNGVLKHGSEVPSRCRNPCRDENCFKGSGSGSGSGGSGSRSHVQGDILIGGMFGIHEHGGSHEECGKLDESAVARLEAMLFAVDRVNRRDDVLPNLSLGAVGMDSCLRSQRVKEEMLSFLGSADYSRGGAGVLTSLDGHQSYIMGTMGASSSSLSMDMNEITRITMVPQVAYSATSPLLSDREMFPNFFRTAPSDLYQAKAMIQVAQYLGWKYVQTVNSEGAYGSAGVEALKRYAVEAGICIANSLVIKDSRDNEEMNKTINGLLSRADARGLLLFTSRTDSRALLAKFHQHGLQGNFSIIASDGWGMHSSLIHGFESEAAGTVILIPENNVKDDFKDYFVSLNPDNNERNPWFKRYWMDKFECNLPGESSSYATECLDSLVLKKNDADADYVSHVIKAVDALVDGIHALYQEKCPEMTGMCAELRATPMEELVEILRHSSEFFDHGDGVPIYDIINIVKTGDDAYGNFKVGQYKRRHFDITETIVLYGPNEQAIEYRVSGTGVPYPSECSGYCWECGRREVTFSHVDGDIDVPVMFGISEMGNNPLVCGAVSDAQVINVEAVLYALDKVNDDPNILSDVQLGVTIVDTCSSPQRGSTVAMLALSGASVFGNQPGDIMATIGALLSGVTKEMLRVTGAVQKTQVSFGSTSIELENDELYPFFLRTIPVDDKQAEAMVSILLEYRWFYVSTVRSNSTYGLTGMEAFLRRANAEKICAATELTIPKNPTSEDYVDIIADLSSQGGTKGANVVVLFTSHEDTRELLKHARARAPTKFTWVAPDSWGIYNDVVEGVLEQAKGSFTVVPFQEPLPDFVEHMRSLTPDDNPRNPWFRHLWESVLDCKLDETSPRIAEFCEDSRRENFSSIGDTRLKSALSAYVINAVLAIAKGLDNLHRVKCAGHRLCPAFYEADPNDVFEAIRNVQLVDEAAGGRSFSFLGDSGEAKYTIMNYVSVNDTGGNGVGVYRKVGHWYDGELTVTGQVQHYDYDGYRIPDSVKSACPDACRQCYAQGVSPIEVPEQPPLIFHGDSIWAVIVIAVIALGVLFCFIIFMYFLIEFRHPVVRGASSSLSFFLLLGISLLLLENFAFMFDPTQIVCGCRRFGLSFFHALIWCALLCKVIRVLRIGERAEINSEVAYIGPWSQTCLLLAFLLVQVVLVGEWLLLDPPSVYYTIIETGIDPPFKLIYHCSYDNTWMILSLVYVFLILLCTFCLACKARKYSSLLNEGAYILFVAVASILIMVTWILVYTLAERKYQNPALCIGITTNAVVVLAAIFVPKITALTSSSEKPQDNAATGNDMGKSYVYSNPDVNKDDELTSF from the exons ATGAGACGGTGGCCAATCCTTATCGTCCTTGTCTGCAGTTGCCTAGCAACTGTGAATTGCCAGGTAAACTGTTCATATCCCAAAGTTGGTCAGATTCCTGGCGAGGTCGTACTTGGCCTGGAGTTCCCGTTCTATGGAGGCAGTTCAAATGGAATGGGCTGTGACCCTTCGACCGTACCGTCCGTCGAGTCCATCCAACGATTGGAAGCCGCCATGTACGCTGTACGTCAGCTGAATACCGCCAACACCATACCGGGTGTTAGTATAG GACTGGAAGCACGTGACTCTTGTTTCCTGCCGTTCGTTGCTTGGCAACGGAATGTGGATTACCTCAGTGAGACGTTCAACAACCTTGACGTGACCGGCGAGATGTGCTCAGCTGACCTCCTCAGACCAG GGCAAATCATCAGGCACAATATAAATCTGAACAACGCCATATTCAGAGACGGCGAAAATTACCGATGGATGAGCAGACCCACTCGGTTCAAAGCGGAGCCCTCACACAGATTTTTTGCCGAG ACTATGATAGAcatattgaagaaattaaagtgGCGTTACATTTCAATTGTTTACTCCGAACCACAATGGAGCTTTGCGATGCTGTTCAGCGAACTGGCCATCAGACACGAAATCTGCATCGCTGTCTCCAGGCTCATCACAGCGAACGAGTCTGACATCGCCTCTCACGAAGAGGTGGTCAGAGAATTGATCAGTAAGCCCGATGCAAAAG GAGTGGTACTTTTCCTAGACGATATGGACCTGTTCTTCACAGCAGTGGAAAACTCACCTGAGGTTCTTGCCAAAGAGTTGATGTGGATGATTCCCAATATTGACTACCATGAGAAAGTACTCAATGACCATTTCCAAGTAACCCGAGGCGCTGTCGGCGTGGCGGTGCCCAATCCGGGCGTCGCTGATTTCCTGACGTACTTCCGAAATCTCGACCCGGGGGACTTTGACGAAATCGCCGATCCGTGGATTGCCGACTACTGGCAGACAAAGTACCAGTGCGACCTGCCGGGTAGCGATACTTACGGTAGGTCGTGCAACCAGGGCGACATCAACGATCAGGTCCTGACGGAGACGATTCCAGGCTTGGTGCAGGTGATGAACTCTGTCAGGGCGATCGTGGAAGCGGTCAAGATTGCCCACGCAAGGATATGCGGTACGCCGTTTTTCTGTCCAGAACTCACAAACGTCTCGGCGACGGAGCTGAGCGACTACATGATGGAGGTTGACTTCATAGGTTACGGTGCAGTGCGAGTAAAGTTTGATGAAGACGGGTCTCTCATCAACCCTGTGTTGGACATTATAAACTTCCGAAGGGAAGGAGGGGACATAGAATTACTAAAG GTCGGAGACACAACAACGTTTGGTGATTTCGACGTCGACACTCTCAAATTGTGGCCGAATGGCGTTCTGAAGCACGGTTCGGAGGTTCCGTCAAGATGCAGGAACCCGTGTCGCGACGAAAACTGCTTCAAGGGCTCGGGTTCGGGGTCGGGTTCGGGTGGTTCGGGAAGTCGTTCACACGTGCAAGGGGATATCCTCATAGGGGGGATGTTCGGCATCCATGAACACGGTGGTTCTCACGAGGAATGCGGCAAACTGGACGAATCGGCTGTGGCGAGGCTAGAAGCGATGCTGTTTGCCGTGGATCGGGTGAACAGACGGGATGATGTGTTGCCCAACCTATCACTCGGAGCAGTCGGTATGGATAGTTGCTTGCGTTCTCAACGAGTAAAGGAAGAGATGCTGTCTTTCCTTGGGTCGGCTGATTACAGCAGAGGGGGTGCCGGCGTCCTGACATCACTGGATGGGCATCAGTCGTACATCATGGGTACGATGGGCGCGTCCAGCAGCTCTCTGTCCATGGATATGAACGAAATTACGCGTATCACCATGGTGCCGCAGGTTGCTTACAGTGCCACCAGCCCGTTGCTAAGCGACAGAGAGATGTTTCCCAACTTCTTCCGCACCGCTCCTTCGGATTTGTACCAAGCGAAAGCGATGATACAAGTAGCCCAATATTTGGGCTGGAAGTACGTACAGACGGTCAACTCTGAAGGGGCATATGGCTCCGCGGGAGTAGAAGCGCTGAAACGCTATGCTGTGGAG GCTGGCATATGCATCGCCAATTCCTTGGTCATTAAGGACAGCAGGGACAACGAAGAGATGAATAAGACGATCAACGGCCTCCTGTCGAGGGCAGATGCCAGAGGCCTCCTCTTGTTCACGTCGAGAACCGACAGTCGAGCGTTGCTGGCTAAATTTCATCAGCACGGGTTGCAGGGGAACTTCTCAATCATCGCATCTGATGGCTGGGGTATGCACAGCAGTTTAATACATGGCTTTGAATCAGAAGCTGCGG GAACGGTTATCTTGATTCCTGAGAACAATGTTAAAGATGACTTCAAAGATTACTTCGTTTCACTAAATCCGGACAACAATGAACGGAACCCTTGGTTCAAGAGATATTGGATGGATAAATTTGAATGTAACCTGCCGGGGGAATCCTCTTCATATGCCACTGAGTGTTTAG ATTCGCTGGTGCTGAAGAAAAACGACGCCGACGCAGACTACGTCTCACACGTCATAAAAGCGGTGGACGCCCTGGTCGACGGAATTCACGCACTTTACCAGGAAAAGTGTCCGGAGATGACGGGGATGTGTGCAGAGCTACGGGCGACCCCCATGGAGGAGCTCGTGGAAATACTTCGGCATAGCTCGGAATTTTTCGACCACGGGGACGGTGTTCCAATTTATGATATCATCAATATAGTGAAAACCGGTGACGATGCGTATGGCAATTtcaag GTTGGTCAGTATAAAAGGAGACATTTTGATATCACGGAAACGATCGTCTTGTACGGGCCAAACGAACAAGCAATTGAGTACAGGGTTTCGGGAACGGGTGTACCTTACCCATCGGAGTGCTCGGGCTACTGTTGGGAATGTGGAAGGAGGGAGGTTACCTTCTCTCACGTCGACGGGGACATAGACGTGCCAGTTATGTTTGGAATAAGCGAGATGGGCAACAACCCGCTGGTTTGCGGTGCCGTCAGCGACGCCCAGGTTATCAACGTGGAGGCAGTCCTGTACGCCCTGGATAAAGTCAACGACGATCCGAACATTCTCTCCGATGTTCAGCTGGGTGTGACTATCGTGGATACCTGCTCAAGCCCACAGCGAGGGTCGACGGTGGCCATGTTGGCTCTTAGCGGAGCTTCGGTCTTCGGGAATCAACCTGGCGATATTATGGCGACGATTGGAGCTTTGCTGAGCGGGGTTACCAAGGAGATGCTCCGTGTCACAGGGGCTGTTCAAAAAACGCAG GTGAGCTTTGGGTCGACCAGTATCGAGCTAGAAAACGACGAGCTTTACCCTTTCTTCCTGCGGACAATCCCAGTGGATGACAAACAGGCCGAGGCGATGGTCAGTATTCTCCTGGAGTACAGGTGGTTTTACGTGTCCACGGTGCGGTCGAACTCAACATACGGCTTGACGGGAATGGAGGCATTTTTGAGGAGGGCCAACGCTGAGAAGATCTGCGCGGCGACGGAGTTGACGATACCCAAGAATCCTACCAGCGAAGATTACGTCGATATCATCGCCGATCTTAGTTCCCAGGGAGGAACTAAAGGCGCCAATGTTGTGGTATTGTTCACCAGTCATGAGGATACGCGGGAGTTGCTGAAGCACGCCAGAGCAAGGGCCCCGACGAAATTCACCTGGGTCGCTCCTGATTCCTGGGGGATATACAACGATGTTGTAGAAGGTGTTCTAGAGCAAGCCAAGGGGTCGTTCACCGTCGTACCTTTTCAAGAACCCTTGCCGGACTTCGTAGAGCACATGAGGAGCCTCACACCTGACGACAACCCGAGAAACCCGTGGTTCAGGCACCTATGGGAATCGGTACTCGATTGCAAGCTGGACGAAACAAGCCCCCGCATCGCTGAGTTTTGCGAAGATTCTAGACGTGAGAATTTCTCCTCGATCGGAGACACCAGACTTAAGAGCGCGCTGTCGGCGTATGTTATAAACGCTGTTTTAGCCATTGCCAAAGGACTTGACAACCTTCACAGGGTCAAATGCGCGGGCCACAGGCTTTGTCCAGCGTTTTACGAGGCCGACCCTAACGACGTCTTCGAAGCCATTCGCAATGTCCAACTGGTCGACGAAGCCGCAGGCGGCCGGTCATTTTCGTTTCTGGGTGACTCAGGCGAGGCGAAATACACCATCATGAATTACGTCTCGGTCAATGACACTGGCGGCAATGGCGTTGGAGTGTACCGAAAA GTGGGGCATTGGTACGACGGTGAGCTGACTGTAACTGGCCAAGTTCAGCACTATGATTATGACGGCTACAGGATACCTGATTCAGTCAAGTCGGCGTGTCCCGATGCTTGTCGGCAGTGTTACGCCCAAGGAGTCTCACCGATCGAAGTTCCCGAACAGCCCCCTCTGATTTTCCACGGCGATTCCATCTGGGCCGTGATCGTGATTGCGGTCATCGCTCTGGGAGTTCTTTTCTGCTTCATCATTTTCATGTACTTCTTGATCGAGTTCCGCCACCCTGTCGTCAGGGGTGCTTCCTCGAGCCTAAGTTTCTTCCTGCTGCTGGGAATATCCCTCCTGCTCCTGGAAAACTTCGCCTTCATGTTCGACCCGACGCAGATAGTTTGCGGATGTCGACGGTTTGGACTGAGTTTCTTCCACGCGCTGATCTGGTGCGCGCTCCTCTGCAAAGTCATCCGCGTGTTACGCATTGGCGAAAGGGCCGAGATCAACAGCGAGGTCGCCTATATTGGCCCTTGGAGCCAGACATGCCTGTTGCTGGCCTTTCTCCTTGTTCAAGTCGTGCTCGTTGGCGAATGGTTACTCCTTGACCCGCCCTCAGTATACTACACCATTATAGAAACAGGCATCGATCCGCCTTTTAAACTTATCTACCATTGCAGCTATGACAACACCTGGATGATCCTATCGTTGGTCTATGTATTCCTTATTTTGTTATGTACTTTTTGCTTAGCCTGCAAGGCGCGCAAATATTCAAGTCTTCTCAACGAGGGCGCCTACATCTTGTTCGTCGCCGTGGCTTCCATCTTGATCATGGTGACGTGGATACTGGTTTACACGTTGGCGGAGAGGAAGTACCAGAACCCGGCACTCTGCATCGGAATAACGACCAACGCTGTCGTTGTTCTGGCTGCTATATTTGTGCCAAAGATCACAGCACTGACGTCGTCAAGTGAGAAACCCCAAGACAACGCCGCCACAGGAAACGATATGGGCAAATCTTATGTATACAGCAACCCAG